One region of Chitinophaga varians genomic DNA includes:
- the rpiA gene encoding ribose 5-phosphate isomerase A, with translation METIDYKLEAAKKAMTYVREGYTIGLGAGSTIAHLVKELAAVPALLKSISVATASFNTRLLLQEHGFTVRDVASLARLDIHFDGCDQFDRSLNALKSGGGVHTPEKLLAAMAQRFILIGDGAKYVEKLLPTVPVVIELIPDALSFVQQALLRLYPDARPQLRLSNKKDGAVITERGNLLIDIWFTAFPPVAEINPQLKAVPGILETSLFYHMAHEAIIAGKNGVTIVFPER, from the coding sequence ATGGAAACGATTGACTACAAACTGGAAGCGGCCAAAAAGGCGATGACGTATGTGCGTGAGGGGTATACCATAGGATTGGGTGCCGGTAGCACCATCGCCCACCTGGTAAAGGAACTGGCGGCGGTACCTGCACTATTGAAAAGCATCTCCGTGGCAACGGCCTCTTTCAACACCCGGCTGTTGTTGCAGGAACACGGCTTTACTGTCAGGGACGTGGCATCTTTGGCACGACTGGACATCCACTTCGATGGCTGCGATCAGTTCGACCGTAGCCTCAACGCCCTGAAAAGCGGCGGCGGCGTACATACCCCCGAAAAGCTGCTGGCTGCCATGGCGCAACGGTTTATACTGATAGGCGACGGCGCCAAATACGTGGAAAAGCTGCTGCCTACCGTGCCGGTCGTAATAGAACTCATCCCGGACGCACTATCTTTTGTGCAACAGGCATTGCTGCGCCTTTACCCCGATGCACGCCCGCAATTGCGGCTTAGCAACAAAAAAGACGGCGCAGTCATTACAGAACGCGGCAATCTGCTGATAGACATCTGGTTCACGGCATTTCCCCCGGTTGCAGAAATTAATCCACAGTTAAAAGCCGTACCCGGAATACTGGAAACATCCCTCTTTTATCACATGGCCCATGAAGCCATCATCGCCGGCAAAAACGGGGTGACGATTGTATTTCCGGAAAGATAG
- a CDS encoding TetR/AcrR family transcriptional regulator gives MKQKSSDPRQRLLDTATDLFYRQGYHATGINQVLQEAGVARASLYLHFASKEALLEAFLEYRHNYWFEALKAFTEKPSKPREKILAAFDFLLDINEKENYRGCAFLNILSEITEQDGEALRIIRDHKKDLRAYFAGILNKEKQLVQDHVYLLFESAMVESQLYANQWPVQEARRMVAELL, from the coding sequence ATGAAGCAGAAAAGCAGTGATCCCCGCCAGCGGTTGCTTGATACCGCTACCGATCTTTTTTACCGGCAAGGTTACCACGCTACCGGCATCAACCAGGTGCTGCAGGAAGCAGGCGTGGCCCGCGCCAGCCTGTACCTGCATTTTGCTTCTAAAGAAGCGCTCCTGGAAGCGTTCCTGGAATACCGCCACAATTACTGGTTCGAGGCACTGAAAGCCTTTACGGAAAAGCCTTCCAAACCCCGTGAGAAAATCCTCGCGGCATTCGACTTCCTGCTGGACATCAACGAAAAAGAAAATTACCGGGGATGTGCCTTCCTGAACATTCTCTCCGAAATAACAGAACAGGACGGGGAAGCCCTCCGCATCATCCGCGATCATAAAAAAGACCTGCGCGCCTATTTTGCGGGTATCCTCAACAAAGAAAAACAGCTGGTGCAGGACCATGTGTACCTGCTGTTTGAATCGGCCATGGTGGAAAGTCAGCTGTATGCCAATCAATGGCCGGTACAGGAGGCCAGAAGGATGGTGGCCGAACTGCTTTAA
- a CDS encoding DUF6999 family protein, with protein MKDSTYFEKLENNPRDPSHWHALFLDNSIPFNPDAKAAFLYDASRRTKQFLYPFVKVFARLGIILLQIFKAIAPNVINAPQRLHRWLYRGMKYCITPEANFLILRHFYLGSEVLRFIKDNVKDIDDIPMNPLKPVSVNAVKDDLFLNHDLNLYNFIINLNNALKAKGKAITKVEQPDFSAISTGPLPFEPFRDKWSNCIDLSTAIEIFTPVYQFFLTDSDFWRASNSLQLDEVIGLYAATIMDCPERLVALNNKHPMIPLPTYGAAFRLTLHGLSTEVLHALLVEQKLKQAAAGN; from the coding sequence ATGAAAGACAGTACTTATTTTGAGAAACTGGAGAACAACCCGAGAGATCCGAGCCATTGGCATGCGTTGTTTCTCGACAACAGTATCCCGTTCAACCCTGACGCCAAGGCAGCATTTCTGTATGATGCCAGTCGCAGGACCAAACAGTTCCTGTATCCTTTTGTAAAAGTGTTTGCCCGTTTGGGTATTATTCTGTTGCAGATCTTTAAGGCCATTGCGCCCAATGTGATCAACGCTCCGCAGCGGCTGCACCGCTGGCTGTACAGGGGCATGAAATACTGCATCACGCCGGAGGCCAATTTCCTTATCCTGCGCCATTTTTACCTGGGGTCGGAGGTATTGCGTTTTATCAAAGACAATGTGAAAGATATTGACGACATCCCAATGAACCCGTTGAAACCGGTGTCTGTCAATGCGGTGAAGGATGATCTTTTTTTAAATCATGATCTCAATCTCTACAACTTTATCATCAACCTGAACAATGCGCTTAAAGCAAAAGGCAAAGCCATCACGAAAGTGGAACAGCCGGATTTCAGCGCTATCAGCACCGGACCGCTGCCTTTTGAGCCTTTCCGTGACAAGTGGAGCAATTGCATTGATTTATCTACCGCTATTGAGATATTCACGCCGGTGTACCAGTTTTTTCTGACCGACAGTGATTTTTGGAGGGCTTCCAATTCGTTGCAGCTGGATGAAGTGATCGGGTTGTATGCCGCTACTATCATGGACTGCCCGGAGCGGCTGGTAGCGTTGAACAACAAACATCCCATGATTCCGTTGCCCACATATGGCGCAGCTTTCCGGCTTACGCTGCATGGCCTTTCCACAGAAGTGTTGCATGCATTGCTGGTAGAACAAAAACTGAAACAGGCCGCGGCCGGCAATTAA
- a CDS encoding beta-ketoacyl-ACP synthase III has product MQLENVYITAAGKYLPGEPVHNDKIEEYLGMIDGKPSRSKTKMLSQNGIQSRYYALDQQQRTTHTVSGMTAKAIEDCLGRNGTGKEDIHFISAATTQSDLPVPGFASMVHADLGNPACEIASHQSVCAAGLMAIKNAYTNIQTGAAQTAVACAGELASRLFKGKRFEHQQRILDGHGLELETDFLRWMLSDGAGALLLQNKPAAQHISLQIDWIDLRSYAHLYEVCMYAGRNKGTNGHQPQSWMDYDSFTEADRDGALNLKQDLRLVDNMVKLGVQRFFELIDDGKFDAAGFDWFVCHYSSHHFKEKIIQLLAKGGVSIPEEKWFSNLYSVGNVGTASIFVLLEELLRTKPLKAGDKILCMVPESGRFITGFMMLTVVPPTATKTFDPASLLTEIKAPEIRIQQDNPTLEWLIRQLTTVWIDFESSLRQVPVVKKIFSGTLTLEEYKALLFNLRQQVIDGSQWIARAASNVSIEHFDIRSSFISHSRDEHRDYQILEKNYIQCGGTLEELQKGEKNIGSEALSAYMFQRASQPDPFDLLGGMFIIEGLGNRVSGNWGRAIQQQLQLCDDQVSFFTYHETSDSNENHFERFENAIQSGLLTTALAERIVKTAKVVGRLYRLQLEQIGNY; this is encoded by the coding sequence ATGCAATTAGAAAACGTCTATATCACCGCCGCCGGTAAATATCTCCCCGGTGAGCCTGTCCACAATGATAAAATAGAAGAATACCTGGGAATGATTGACGGCAAGCCCTCCCGCAGCAAAACAAAAATGCTGTCACAGAATGGCATCCAGTCCAGGTACTACGCACTGGACCAGCAACAGCGTACAACCCACACCGTTAGCGGCATGACCGCAAAAGCCATCGAAGACTGCCTGGGCCGTAACGGTACCGGTAAAGAAGACATTCACTTTATATCGGCCGCCACTACGCAATCAGACCTGCCAGTACCGGGATTTGCCAGTATGGTACATGCCGATCTGGGCAATCCGGCCTGCGAGATTGCCAGCCACCAGAGCGTTTGCGCTGCCGGCCTGATGGCTATCAAAAACGCCTATACGAATATTCAGACCGGCGCGGCACAAACAGCCGTGGCCTGTGCAGGAGAACTGGCCAGCAGGCTGTTCAAAGGCAAACGGTTTGAACACCAGCAGCGTATCCTGGACGGGCACGGACTGGAGCTTGAAACAGATTTCCTCCGCTGGATGCTGTCTGACGGAGCAGGCGCACTACTGCTACAAAACAAACCCGCCGCGCAACACATCAGTTTACAAATAGACTGGATAGACCTCCGCTCCTATGCACACCTGTACGAAGTGTGCATGTATGCAGGCAGGAACAAAGGCACCAACGGCCACCAGCCACAGTCGTGGATGGACTATGACAGTTTCACCGAGGCTGACCGCGACGGTGCGCTCAACCTGAAACAGGACCTTCGCCTCGTGGACAACATGGTGAAACTGGGCGTACAACGTTTCTTTGAACTGATCGACGACGGGAAGTTCGACGCCGCGGGCTTCGACTGGTTCGTATGCCACTACTCTTCCCATCACTTCAAAGAAAAAATTATACAACTGCTGGCAAAGGGCGGCGTGAGCATTCCCGAAGAGAAATGGTTCAGCAACCTGTATAGTGTTGGCAACGTGGGCACGGCCTCTATCTTTGTATTGCTGGAAGAGCTGTTGCGCACCAAACCACTGAAGGCCGGCGATAAAATACTGTGCATGGTGCCGGAAAGCGGCCGCTTTATCACTGGCTTCATGATGCTGACAGTTGTTCCGCCTACGGCCACAAAAACATTTGATCCCGCTTCACTCCTCACCGAAATCAAAGCTCCCGAGATCAGGATACAGCAGGACAATCCCACCCTCGAATGGCTGATACGCCAACTCACCACCGTGTGGATTGACTTTGAAAGTTCCCTTCGACAGGTGCCTGTCGTGAAGAAAATATTCTCCGGCACGCTCACACTGGAAGAGTACAAAGCATTGCTGTTTAATCTTCGCCAGCAAGTGATAGACGGTTCCCAGTGGATTGCCCGTGCAGCCTCCAACGTGAGCATCGAACACTTTGATATCCGCTCCTCTTTTATCTCCCACTCCCGCGACGAACACCGGGACTACCAGATACTGGAAAAGAACTATATTCAGTGCGGCGGCACCCTGGAGGAGTTGCAAAAAGGCGAGAAAAACATCGGTAGTGAAGCATTGAGCGCCTACATGTTCCAGCGGGCAAGTCAACCGGACCCGTTTGACCTGTTGGGCGGCATGTTCATCATTGAAGGCCTTGGCAACCGGGTGTCCGGCAATTGGGGCCGCGCCATTCAGCAACAGTTACAGCTGTGTGACGACCAGGTTTCCTTTTTCACCTATCATGAAACCAGCGACTCCAATGAAAATCATTTCGAGCGGTTTGAAAACGCCATTCAGTCGGGCCTCCTGACCACCGCGCTTGCAGAAAGAATTGTAAAAACAGCGAAGGTGGTCGGTCGTTTGTACCGCCTGCAACTGGAACAAATTGGAAATTACTGA
- a CDS encoding DUF1348 family protein yields the protein MEQRPPFPPFTHETALQKVQMAEDAWNSRNPEKVSKAYTIDTEWRNRDQFINGREEVVAFLTKKWEKELDYRLKKELWSFTDNKIAVKFEYEWHDKAGNWFRSYGNELWEFDAYGLMQRRFAAINDVPVHSSERKFRDDAGPFVLAC from the coding sequence ATGGAACAGAGACCTCCTTTTCCTCCCTTTACACACGAAACAGCCCTGCAGAAAGTACAGATGGCTGAAGATGCCTGGAACAGCCGTAATCCGGAGAAAGTGTCCAAAGCATACACTATTGACACGGAATGGCGCAACCGTGACCAGTTTATCAACGGCCGGGAAGAAGTGGTCGCTTTTTTGACCAAAAAGTGGGAAAAAGAGCTGGACTACCGCCTGAAGAAAGAACTGTGGAGTTTTACCGACAATAAAATCGCGGTGAAATTTGAATACGAATGGCATGATAAAGCAGGCAACTGGTTCCGTTCCTATGGCAACGAATTATGGGAATTCGATGCCTACGGCCTCATGCAGCGCCGGTTTGCGGCTATCAATGATGTGCCCGTACATAGCAGCGAAAGAAAGTTCCGGGATGATGCAGGTCCGTTTGTACTGGCTTGTTAA
- a CDS encoding MBL fold metallo-hydrolase gives MENITNIEELADRAWFQVAPGVWGIRDLFVNMYLVQNARTRSWVLVDAGLRTSAYKIKRAARQLFAPHFAPSAIVLTHGHFDHVGALPSLLREWEVPVYAHYLEAPYLTGRSAYPPPDPCAGGGIMTMMSWTFPTDPIDLNGHLLLLPEDKTIPGLDGWRYIETPGHTPGHISLFREEDKLLLAGDAFVTTRAEALSSTMMQTKHVSGPPKYFTSDWVSAETSVKKLAELQPEIAATGHGRPLYGAAMQQRLQWIADHFKSEAKPRCGRYVKESAVAGVNGVEYVPAARAPKWLILAGVITLVATGALLYNRRKS, from the coding sequence ATGGAAAACATTACCAACATCGAAGAGCTGGCAGACAGAGCATGGTTCCAGGTAGCGCCGGGCGTATGGGGTATCCGCGATCTTTTTGTGAACATGTACCTGGTGCAGAATGCACGTACCCGCTCCTGGGTATTGGTAGACGCGGGACTTCGTACATCGGCCTACAAAATCAAAAGGGCCGCCCGGCAATTGTTTGCGCCGCACTTTGCACCTTCTGCGATTGTGCTTACGCATGGGCACTTTGACCACGTAGGCGCATTGCCCTCACTGTTGCGGGAATGGGAAGTGCCGGTATATGCACATTACCTGGAAGCGCCTTACCTCACCGGCCGGTCGGCCTATCCGCCGCCAGACCCCTGCGCCGGCGGCGGCATAATGACCATGATGTCCTGGACTTTTCCTACAGACCCCATTGACCTCAACGGTCACCTGCTGTTATTGCCGGAAGATAAAACCATTCCCGGTCTGGATGGCTGGCGCTATATCGAAACACCGGGTCATACGCCCGGTCATATCAGTCTTTTCCGGGAAGAGGATAAACTGCTGCTCGCCGGCGACGCTTTCGTTACCACCCGCGCAGAAGCCCTCAGCAGCACCATGATGCAGACAAAACATGTTTCCGGTCCGCCGAAATATTTCACCTCCGACTGGGTATCCGCTGAAACCAGCGTGAAGAAACTGGCAGAACTGCAGCCGGAAATAGCCGCCACCGGCCATGGCCGCCCGCTGTATGGCGCCGCTATGCAGCAACGCCTGCAATGGATCGCCGATCACTTCAAATCGGAGGCGAAGCCCCGCTGCGGAAGGTACGTGAAAGAATCTGCCGTAGCAGGGGTCAACGGCGTGGAATATGTGCCGGCGGCCCGCGCTCCCAAATGGCTCATACTGGCCGGCGTGATCACACTGGTGGCTACCGGCGCCCTGTTGTACAACCGGCGAAAATCATAA
- the ligD gene encoding DNA ligase D translates to MCAQKTSGKQTMPKPGNTTPMLATLAATATDEPGWLYEIKWDGYRALAFLEKGQVELRSRNNKSFNEKYYPVHQALQQWKVNAVVDGEIVVINEEGYTIFSQLQDWRSEADGQLVYYLFDILWLNGKDLTSLPLMQRKKLLQQLMPVNNNILRFSEGFVTDGTDFFEQAKKLKLEGIMAKKTDSHYHPGVRTREWLKIKTSNRQEVVIGGYTKNEGSSKPFSSLLVGVYENGKLQYTGKIGTGFSLAQQQEMMKQFTSLETKKSPFAVIPDVNKPSRFRPNPPQAAAVWLKPKLICEVSFREMTSDGVMRHPSFEGMREDKTPTQVTTEKPVKIKTTNAKAPTKKAAAKSTTLKKALKPAAAKVRQTLLNPGEETQVRTINGHALKFTNLSKIYWPGEKITKRDMINYYYQMAPFIVPYIKDRPQSLNRFPNGINGESFYQKDVSGKAPDWVPTFPYHSSDEPREKEYLVGENEATLLYMASLGCIEINPWSSRLRKPENPDWCIIDLDPDKTTFDQVIEAAQVTHEILDAAGIPGYCKTSGSTGLHIYIPLGAKYTYEQSKEFGRIIARLVHGRLPETTSIERATNRRKRKMYIDFLQNRPQATVAAPYSLRPKPGATVSMPLHWEEVKKGLTMKDFTIYNAVARVREQGDIFKPVLGKGINMKAALAGLEKLFRE, encoded by the coding sequence ATGTGCGCTCAGAAAACCTCCGGTAAACAAACAATGCCCAAACCCGGCAATACCACGCCCATGCTGGCCACCCTCGCAGCCACCGCTACGGACGAACCCGGATGGCTATACGAAATAAAATGGGATGGTTACCGCGCCCTGGCTTTCCTGGAGAAAGGCCAGGTGGAACTAAGATCGCGTAATAACAAGTCCTTCAATGAGAAATATTATCCGGTTCATCAGGCGTTGCAACAATGGAAAGTTAATGCGGTAGTAGATGGCGAAATAGTGGTGATCAACGAGGAAGGCTACACGATATTCAGCCAGCTACAGGACTGGCGCAGCGAGGCTGACGGCCAGCTGGTGTACTATCTCTTCGATATCCTCTGGCTCAATGGGAAAGACCTTACCTCCCTGCCGCTAATGCAACGGAAAAAGCTATTGCAGCAACTGATGCCGGTCAACAACAACATCCTTCGCTTCAGCGAAGGGTTCGTGACAGATGGTACCGATTTCTTCGAACAGGCCAAAAAACTCAAACTGGAAGGCATCATGGCTAAAAAGACGGACAGTCATTATCATCCCGGCGTCCGTACCCGTGAATGGCTCAAAATAAAAACCAGCAACCGCCAGGAGGTGGTCATCGGTGGCTATACGAAAAATGAAGGCTCCTCCAAACCATTCAGCTCCTTACTGGTAGGGGTATACGAAAACGGCAAACTGCAATATACCGGAAAGATCGGCACCGGCTTTTCCCTTGCCCAACAGCAGGAGATGATGAAGCAGTTTACATCGCTGGAAACAAAAAAATCCCCGTTCGCCGTTATCCCCGATGTGAACAAACCCTCCCGCTTCAGGCCCAATCCGCCACAGGCTGCCGCCGTATGGCTAAAACCAAAGCTCATCTGTGAGGTAAGTTTCCGCGAAATGACCAGCGATGGCGTGATGCGCCACCCTTCTTTCGAAGGCATGCGGGAAGATAAAACCCCCACACAGGTAACAACCGAAAAACCGGTCAAAATAAAAACGACTAACGCCAAAGCACCAACGAAAAAGGCAGCTGCAAAAAGCACCACCCTTAAAAAAGCGCTGAAACCGGCAGCAGCCAAGGTCCGGCAGACATTGCTCAATCCCGGTGAAGAAACACAGGTGCGCACCATCAACGGCCATGCGCTTAAATTCACCAATCTCAGTAAAATTTACTGGCCGGGTGAAAAGATCACCAAACGGGATATGATCAACTACTACTATCAGATGGCGCCTTTTATAGTGCCCTATATCAAAGACCGGCCACAGTCGCTCAACCGCTTCCCCAACGGCATCAACGGAGAGAGTTTCTACCAGAAAGATGTTTCCGGCAAGGCGCCCGACTGGGTGCCTACTTTTCCTTATCACAGCAGTGACGAGCCCCGCGAAAAAGAATATCTCGTAGGCGAAAATGAGGCCACATTGTTGTACATGGCATCGTTGGGATGTATTGAAATCAACCCCTGGAGCAGCCGCCTGCGCAAGCCGGAAAACCCTGACTGGTGCATCATTGACCTCGACCCTGACAAGACCACCTTTGACCAGGTGATAGAAGCGGCGCAGGTAACGCATGAAATCCTGGATGCCGCCGGTATTCCCGGTTACTGTAAAACTTCAGGTTCTACAGGGCTGCATATCTATATCCCGCTGGGCGCGAAGTATACCTATGAACAATCCAAGGAGTTCGGCCGTATCATCGCGCGGCTGGTGCATGGCCGCCTGCCGGAAACGACCAGCATAGAACGCGCTACCAACCGGCGCAAGCGGAAAATGTACATCGATTTTTTACAGAACAGGCCACAGGCCACGGTAGCGGCGCCATATTCGCTGAGGCCCAAACCCGGCGCCACAGTGTCTATGCCGCTGCATTGGGAAGAAGTGAAAAAAGGGCTGACCATGAAAGATTTTACTATCTATAACGCCGTAGCACGTGTACGGGAACAGGGCGATATCTTCAAACCTGTGCTGGGTAAGGGTATCAACATGAAAGCGGCGCTGGCAGGACTGGAAAAACTGTTCCGCGAATAA
- a CDS encoding carbohydrate kinase family protein, translated as MKPVTVCFGEILWDVFPNGVRKPGGAPFNVAYHLSRLGMDSHIISRTGADEAGEALRKILRQWQVPEDMLQLDTQQPTGTVQATQGANHEMHYDILKPVAWDFIAWQPEQEALVRRSGAFVFGSLAIRSEVSRQTLWKLLDVAPYKVLDINIRPPHSDMNTIRELLRRVDLVKMNEEELQLVLHATGDTFDTPEEGARIVMQRYGVPQLIITRGSKGAVYVDGHGQFGRPAKQVTVKDTVGSGDSFLAAFLSQILKGRPVPAALDLAVEVSGFVTTCEGANPEYDGSRFDV; from the coding sequence ATGAAGCCTGTTACCGTATGCTTTGGAGAAATACTCTGGGATGTGTTTCCCAACGGCGTCCGCAAGCCCGGCGGCGCCCCTTTCAATGTAGCCTATCACCTTTCCCGCCTCGGGATGGACAGCCATATTATCAGTCGCACCGGCGCCGATGAAGCCGGAGAAGCGCTGCGGAAAATCCTGCGGCAGTGGCAGGTGCCGGAAGACATGTTACAGCTGGACACGCAGCAGCCTACCGGCACCGTACAGGCCACGCAGGGCGCCAATCATGAAATGCATTACGATATCCTGAAACCGGTGGCGTGGGACTTTATTGCCTGGCAACCGGAGCAGGAGGCACTGGTACGCCGCTCCGGCGCTTTTGTGTTTGGCAGCCTCGCCATCCGCAGCGAAGTGTCCCGCCAGACTTTATGGAAACTGCTGGACGTAGCTCCCTACAAGGTGCTGGACATCAATATCCGTCCGCCTCACAGCGATATGAACACTATCCGTGAACTGCTGCGCCGCGTCGACCTGGTGAAGATGAACGAAGAAGAACTACAACTGGTGCTGCATGCAACAGGAGATACTTTTGACACGCCGGAAGAGGGCGCCCGTATCGTGATGCAACGTTACGGCGTACCGCAGCTGATCATCACCCGCGGCAGCAAAGGGGCCGTGTATGTGGACGGGCATGGGCAATTCGGGCGTCCGGCCAAGCAGGTGACGGTAAAAGACACCGTAGGCAGCGGCGATTCCTTCCTGGCGGCATTCCTGTCCCAAATATTGAAAGGACGCCCGGTACCGGCGGCGCTGGACCTGGCCGTGGAAGTGAGCGGGTTCGTTACCACCTGCGAAGGTGCCAACCCGGAATACGACGGTAGCAGATTTGATGTTTGA
- a CDS encoding helix-turn-helix domain-containing protein produces MAKAQTITEFYHEKIHCIPDNLQQDIGHFNVFRMEDCQPASPSMSYNRRDFYKISLLRGKFIYHYADRSILTEDGNLLFFNPQVPYAWEQLSKEKASGYFCIFRESFLTEMGRHTLRDLPMFHPQGKPSYRLTTELEKEVERLFIKMLNEINSDYRGKYDLIRNYLMEMLHLVMKMEPSEKLYQHRNANERITAVFIELLERQFPIETPGQLFRLRSASDFAAELSVHVNHLNRAVKETTGKTTTTHIAERIVTEAKALLRHTDLNVSEISYSLGFEEPSHFNNFFRKHTRMTPTGFRIV; encoded by the coding sequence ATGGCAAAAGCACAAACCATCACAGAATTCTATCACGAGAAAATTCACTGTATTCCTGACAATCTTCAGCAGGACATCGGGCATTTTAATGTTTTCCGGATGGAAGATTGTCAGCCTGCAAGTCCCAGCATGTCATACAACCGCCGGGATTTTTATAAGATAAGCCTGTTGCGGGGAAAGTTCATTTACCATTATGCCGACAGAAGCATACTGACAGAAGACGGAAACCTGCTGTTCTTTAATCCGCAGGTGCCCTATGCGTGGGAACAGTTGTCCAAGGAAAAGGCAAGCGGTTACTTCTGTATCTTCCGCGAATCTTTTCTGACAGAGATGGGCCGGCATACGCTGAGGGACCTGCCCATGTTCCACCCGCAGGGAAAGCCTTCTTACCGGCTTACTACGGAACTGGAAAAAGAAGTGGAGCGGCTGTTCATTAAAATGCTGAATGAAATCAACAGTGATTACCGGGGGAAATATGACCTGATCCGTAATTATCTCATGGAGATGTTACACCTGGTCATGAAAATGGAGCCTTCGGAGAAGCTTTACCAGCACCGTAATGCCAACGAACGAATTACTGCCGTGTTCATAGAACTGCTGGAACGGCAGTTTCCTATTGAGACGCCGGGACAGCTGTTCCGGCTGCGCTCTGCCAGCGACTTCGCCGCAGAACTGTCAGTGCATGTCAACCACCTCAACCGGGCCGTAAAGGAAACTACGGGTAAAACCACCACCACCCATATAGCGGAAAGAATCGTGACGGAGGCAAAAGCATTGCTCCGCCATACTGACCTGAACGTGTCCGAAATCAGCTACAGTCTTGGGTTTGAAGAGCCGTCCCACTTCAATAACTTCTTCCGTAAACATACCCGGATGACGCCGACCGGATTTCGAATTGTTTGA
- a CDS encoding oxidoreductase, translating into MSNKKVWFVTGASKGLGRDLVKKLLAGGYRVAATSRNLDELSKIATDDNFLPLSMQVTDEASVAKALADTVVRFGRVDVVVNNAGYGLAGSIEELSDSEARGNFDINVFGTLNVIRKVLPYFRAQKSGHIFNVSSIAGFIGSFPGFGIYCATKFAVDGLSESLATEVKPFGIHVTIVSPGYFRTDFLAGSSLGVPATPIADYTQVREQLARHQNEINHNQPGDPEKAAAAFIEVSEAENPPVHLFLGEDAYNMVYTKIDAIKEEVEAWKATTVNTGF; encoded by the coding sequence ATGAGCAACAAAAAAGTATGGTTTGTGACCGGCGCCTCCAAAGGATTGGGTCGCGACCTCGTGAAAAAACTGTTGGCCGGCGGTTACCGTGTGGCAGCCACTTCCCGCAATCTCGATGAGCTGAGCAAAATAGCTACAGACGATAATTTCCTGCCCCTCTCCATGCAGGTGACTGACGAAGCCAGCGTAGCGAAAGCCCTGGCAGATACCGTCGTGCGCTTTGGACGCGTAGACGTGGTGGTGAATAACGCCGGCTACGGACTGGCAGGCAGCATCGAAGAACTGTCTGACAGCGAAGCACGCGGTAATTTTGATATCAACGTTTTCGGTACACTCAATGTCATCCGTAAAGTGTTGCCTTATTTCCGCGCGCAAAAATCCGGGCATATCTTCAACGTGTCTTCCATTGCCGGCTTTATCGGAAGTTTCCCCGGCTTTGGTATTTACTGCGCTACCAAATTCGCAGTGGATGGTCTTTCCGAGTCTCTTGCCACAGAAGTAAAACCATTCGGCATACACGTGACCATCGTTTCTCCCGGGTATTTCCGGACTGACTTCCTCGCCGGTAGTTCGCTCGGCGTACCTGCAACGCCTATTGCAGACTACACGCAGGTAAGGGAACAACTTGCCCGTCACCAGAATGAAATCAACCACAATCAGCCTGGTGATCCGGAAAAAGCCGCAGCGGCCTTTATCGAGGTGAGCGAAGCGGAAAATCCGCCGGTACATCTCTTCCTGGGTGAAGATGCGTATAACATGGTGTATACTAAAATCGATGCAATTAAAGAAGAAGTGGAAGCGTGGAAAGCAACAACCGTAAATACCGGTTTTTAA